In a single window of the Coffea eugenioides isolate CCC68of chromosome 3, Ceug_1.0, whole genome shotgun sequence genome:
- the LOC113764687 gene encoding uncharacterized protein LOC113764687: MPFQMKVQPIDSDQVYLESLKPPPVLKSRLKRLFDRPFNSVLRISSATTEKQASFPGEVKDFAAPSPPAAGVPEFELSSVCLDNMVQNFIEENAFEKQSQTAQKCGRNRCNCFNGNSNDSSDDEFDFGFGDVVTNSNSYSFGDSVDFLKSLIPCSTTVERNLLADTSKMVEKNKTCKRKDDLRKIVTDGLLALGYDASICKSKWDKSASIPAGEYDYIDVITEGERVLIDIDFRSEFEIARSTGSYKAILHALPFIFVGNVDRLQQIIGIVSEAARQSLKKKGMHIAPWRKAEYMKAKWLSPHVRTTVPPQNDAVAVEGKQAEEVVVETEEKDESKEVVVEEASEESECGELELIFGEKTTPSEEPKSGLSSPARSECGELELIFGEKTTPSEKPESSLSSPARISGEVSKGPTPAIGTWQPPVIKPKSCERGNRVMVTGLASLLKEKP, translated from the exons atgcctTTTCAGATGAAGGTTCAGCCGATTGATTCCGACCAAGTCTACCTGGAATCATTGAAGCCACCGCCGGTGCTTAAATCGCGGCTCAAACGGCTTTTTGATCGGCCATTCAACAGTGTTTTGAGGATATCATCAGCCACAACAGAAAAGCAAGCGTCTTTTCCCGGCGAAGTTAAAGATTTTGCAGCACCATCCCCACCGGCGGCAGGAGTGCCGGAGTTTGAGCTCAGCTCAGTTTGTCTAGATAATATGGTGCAGAATTTCATTGAGGAGAATGCTTTTGAGAAGCAGTCTCAGACAGCTCAGAAATGTGGGAGAAATAGATGCAATTGCTTCAATGGAAATAGCAATGATAGTTCTGATGATGAATTTGATTTTGGATTTGGGGATGTTGTCACTAACTCAAACTCTTATTCTTTTGGCGATTCCGTTGATTTTCTCAAG AGCTTGATTCCTTGTTCTACAACTGTGGAGAGGAATCTGTTGGCTGATACTTCAAAAATGGTGGAAAAGAATAAAACTTGCAAAAGGAAAGAtgatttgaggaaaattgtGACTGATGGTCTATTAGCACTTGGATACGATGCTTCCATTTGCAAATCTAAATGGGACAAATCTGCCTCCATTCCAGCCG GCGAATATGATTACATTGATGTGATTACTGAAGGGGAAAGAGTGCTGATCGACATTGACTTCCGATCAGAGTTTGAGATTGCTCGATCAACCGGAAGTTACAAAGCCATCTTGCATGCTCTGCCGTTCATTTTCGTCGGGAACGTGGACAGGTTGCAGCAGATCATCGGAATTGTATCAGAGGCCGCCAGACAAAGcttgaagaagaaaggaatGCATATTGCGCCGTGGCGTAAAGCTGAGTACATGAAAGCTAAATGGCTCAGCCCGCACGTTAGGACAACCGTTCCTCCTCAAAACGATGCCGTTGCAGTTGAGGGAAAACAAGCTGAGGAGGTTGTTGTTGAAACCGAGGAGAAAGATGAGAGTAAGGAGGTGGTTGTTGAGGAGGCTTCAGAAGAGAGTGAGTGTGGAGAATTGGAGCTGATTTTTGGGGAGAAAACGACTCCGTCAGAGGAACCGAAGTCAGGTTTGTCGTCGCCGGCGAGGAGTGAGTGTGGAGAACTGGAGCTGATTTTTGGGGAGAAAACGACGCCGTCGGAGAAACCCGAGTCGTCTTTGTCGTCGCCGGCGAGGATTTCCGGCGAAGTTTCAAAAGGGCCGACGCCGGCGATCGGGACGTGGCAACCGCCGGTGATAAAACCCAAGAGTTGTGAAAGGGGCAACCGGGTTATGGTCACCGGCTTGGCATCTCTTCTAAAGGAGAAGCCTTGA
- the LOC113765163 gene encoding LOW QUALITY PROTEIN: GDP-mannose 3,5-epimerase-like (The sequence of the model RefSeq protein was modified relative to this genomic sequence to represent the inferred CDS: inserted 1 base in 1 codon): protein MGSNCETKYAAYTYENLEREPYWPSENLRISITGAGGFIASHIARRLKSEGHYIIASDWKKNEHMTEDMFCDEFHLVDLRVMDNCLKVTKGVDHVFNLAADMGGMGFIQSNHSVIMYNNTMISFNMIEAARINGVRRFFYASSACIYPEFKQLDTNVSLKESDAWPAEPQDAYGLEKLATEEICKHYNKDFGIECRIGRFHNIYGPFGTWKGGREKAPAAFCRKAITSTDKFEMWGDGLQTRSFTFIDECVEGVLRLTKSDFREPVNIGSDEMVSMNEMAAMVLSFEEKKLPIYHIPGPEGVRGRNXDNTLIKEKLGWAPTMKLKDGLRITYFWIKEQIEKEKAQGTDVAIYGSSKVVGTQAPVELGSLRAADGKE from the exons ATGGGAAGTAACTGTGAAACAAAATATGCGGCTTACACCTACGAGAATCTTGAGAGGGAGCCCTACTGGCCTTCGGAGAACCTCCGAATTTCAATTACTGGAGCTGGTGGATTTATTGCATCACATATTGCCAGGCGTTTGAAGAGTGAGGGCCATTACATCATAGCTTCTGACTGGAAGAAAAATGAGCACATGACAGAAGACATGTTCTGTGATGAATTCCACCTCGTTGATCTCAGGGTTATGGACAACTGTCTTAAAGTCACTAAAGGAGTTGATCATGTCTTCAATCTAGCAGCAGATATGGGAGGCATGGGCTTCATACAATCCAACCACTCAGTCATCATGTATAACAACACAATGATCAGTTTTAATATGATTGAAGCCGCAAGGATCAATGGGGTCAGAAG GTTCTTTTATGCATCCAGTGCTTGCATCTATCCTGAATTCAAACAATTGGACACTAATGTCAGCCTGAAAGAGTCTGATGCTTGGCCAGCTGAG CCCCAAGACGCTTATGGCTTAGAGAAGTTGGCAACTGAAGAAATTTGTAAGCACTACAACAAGGACTTTGGAATTGAGTGCCGGATTGGAAGGTTCCATAACATTTATGGTCCATTTGGGACATGGAAAG GTGGGAGGGAAAAAGCACCAGCTGCATTTTGTAGGAAGGCCATTACCTCCACTGACAAGTTTGAGATGTGGGGAGATGGGCTACAAACTCGATCTTTTACCTTCATTGATGAATGTGTTGAAGGTGTTTTGAG GTTGACGAAATCAGATTTCCGAGAGCCGGTAAATATTGGAAGTGATGAGATGGTGAGCATGAATGAGATGGCTGCGATGGTACTGAGTTTTGAGGAAAAGAAGCTTCCCATCTATCACATTCCTGGGCCGGAGGGTGTTCGTGGTCGAA TCGACAACACTCTCATTAAAGAAAAGCTTGGTTGGGCCCCTACTATGAAATTGAAG GATGGGCTCAGAATTACATATTTCTGGATCAAGGAACAAATTGAGAAAGAAAAAGCTCAGGGCACTGATGTGGCCATTTACGGGTCATCAAAAGTGGTGGGAACACAAGCTCCTGTTGAACTGGGATCTCTTCGCGCTGCTGATGGcaaagaatga
- the LOC113765032 gene encoding probable disease resistance protein At1g58390 — MGSEAVSLALGTVKDLLAEEARFLSGVADQVKEVEVELIRMQCFLKDADKKQLNDSTVRNYVREIRRLAYRTEDVLEKFAVEIESRRRGHGFRKAFRRFACLISEGISLHRVGSEIASIKAGINSLTTNLETYGVIALSSTEDGQSSNARLDQNQQRLRQTYPHQVEEYFVGMEDDIRQLVSLITDEGLRSHRVISIYGMGGLGKTTLARKIYKHIEVERAFKQFAWVSITQQCNTMTVFRDILKQLVPEQRKESVEKMDERELVGELYRVQKETKSFVVLDDLWEIEDWKRLSVAFPFAEADSKILITTRNRKLAEVEFPYRLNLLNEDEGWELLQKRAFAKRNGAAFFTWYGAVLQVLALSYDELPYHLKPCFLYLGQFREDEDIDAEMLYRMWTAEGMVSADHRGKGETLTDVAERYLYEMASRSMLQVKLYEFSPARKVRSCYLHDLMRDFCLARGKEVEFLKLLDFRGGNDPLSDYSTERDDSTPRCSIHTEKHGLGDVDSMITGLGDVDSMITMALDASGQLRSLTLSGGQLRSFPFPFMYYMASISFPQVICDSNKFKYLKVLKFEGYDFMGKGLPKGIKKLVNLRFFSVKDSNLRELPSSIGQLQYLETLDLRVYNHIVVPDVLCKLKGLKHVYFIRVLNRKEVERERLSFHGLSKLETLVGFDDSVGELKHLNNLRFLHAIVHINKKNDLPQMLNYLNSNRHKLREAQLVIVADGKEEVLPFLDLLSCHCLHKSAIFYGRCKFQKVEPPLSPSNLSALCLQGCSIEGDPMSVLGNLSNLRSLTLEYVELVERNVMIIDANAFPKLVSLAITRITNLEKWVVAEGSMPNLSHLAIDRCEALEMIPDGLRFITTLRKLEIKMPEEFIVQRIHGIDGRGGPDRDKICHVPVIAIQSYGSMKNEPTDDIWSEESSSSVDCKSSHH; from the exons ATGGGTAGCGAAGCTGTCTCCCTTGCTTTGGGAACGGTGAAGGATTTGTTAGCTGAAGAAGCCAGATTCTTGAGCGGAGTGGCGGATCAAGTCAAGGAAGTTGAAGTAGAATTGATACGGATGCAATGTTTCTTGAAAGACGCCGACAAAAAGCAATTGAATGATTCGACAGTCCGTAATTATGTCAGGGAGATCAGGCGTCTTGCTTACAGAACTGAAGATGTCTTGGAGAAGTTTGCCGTTGAAATCGAATCCAGGAGAAGAGGTCACGGCTTCCGTAAGGCTTTCAGAAGATTTGCGTGCCTAATTTCTGAAGGAATATCTCTTCACAGAGTTGGTTCAGAGATAGCTAGCATCAAAGCAGGAATCAACAGCCTCACCACAAATCTGGAAACTTATGGTGTCATAGCATTGAGCAGTACTGAAGACGGGCAAAGTTCCAATGCGAGATTGGATCAGAATCAACAGCGGCTGAGACAAACCTATCCCCATCAAGTTGAGGAATATTTTGTTGGGATGGAAGATGATATAAGACAGCTTGTGTCCCTCATCACTGATGAGGGACTTAGATCACATCGAGTTATTTCAATATATGGGATGGGCGGTCTCGGTAAGACCACTCTTGCCAGGAAGATCTACAAGCACATTGAAGTAGAACGTGCTTTCAAACAGTTTGCTTGGGTTTCCATTACCCAACAGTGCAATACGATGACTGTCTTTCGAGACATTCTGAAGCAGCTTGTCCCGGAACAGAGGAAGGAAAGTGTTGAGAAGATGGATGAGAGGGAATTGGTAGGAGAGCTTTATAGAGTGCAGAAAGAGACAAAAAGCTTTGTTGTTCTTGATGACCTGTGGGAAATTGAGGATTGGAAGCGTCTCAGTGTAGCATTTCCATTTGCAGAGGCGGATAGCAAAATTTTGATTACAACTCGGAACCGGAAACTCGCAGAAGTTGAATTCCCCTATCGACTCAACCTTCTGAACGAGGATGAAGGCTGGGAGTTACTTCAAAAGAGAGCTTTTGCCAAAAGAAATGGCGCAG CTTTTTTTACTTGGTATGGAGCTGTGTTGCAGGTGTTGGCTCTGAGTTATGACGAGCTACCCTACCACTTGAAGCCATGTTTTCTTTACCTGGGGCAATTTCGTGAGGATGAGGACATAGATGCAGAGATGTTGTATCGAATGTGGACAGCAGAAGGGATGGTCTCAGCAGATCATCGCGGAAAAGGAGAAACTCTGACAGATGTAGCTGAAAGGTACTTGTATGAGATGGCTAGTAGGTCAATGCTTCAAGTGAAGTTATATGAGTTCTCGCCAGCAAGAAAGGTTAGGTCATGCTACCTTCATGATCTGATGAGGGACTTCTGCCTGGCCCGTGGAAAAGAAGTTGAATTTCTCAAGTTGCTTGATTTTCGAGGAGGAAATGATCCCTTGTCGGATTATTCTACAGAGCGCGACGACAGTACTCCTAGATGTTCCATTCACACGGAAAAGCATGGTCTGGGTGATGTTGACTCTATGATAACTGGTCTGGGTGATGTTGACTCTATGATAACTATGGCACTGGACGCCAGTGGACAACTGCGTTCTTTAACATTAAGTGGTGGACAACTGCGTTCATTTCCATTTCCATTTATGTATTACATGGCAAGCATCTCATTTCCTCAAGTAATATGTGATTCAAACAAGTTCAAATATCTAAAGGTTCTCAAATTCGAGGGTTACGATTTCATGGGCAAAGGTTTGCCTAAAGGAATAAAGAAGCTGGTCAATTTGAGGTTCTTCAGTGTAAAGGACAGTAACTTGCGTGAACTTCCATCATCCATAGGTCAATTACAGTACCTGGAGACACTTGATCTACGAGTCTATAACCACATTGTGGTGCCTGATGTCTTGTGCAAATTGAAAGGACTGAAGCATGTGTATTTTATTAGAGTCCTCAACCGTAAAGAAGTAGAACGTGAACGACTAAGTTTTCACGGCTTAAGTAAGCTGGAGACTTTAGTTGGCTTTGACGATAGTGTCGGAGAATTGAAACATTTGAATAATCTAAGGTTCCTCCATGCAATTGTGCATATCAATAAAAAGAACGATCTCCCTCAGATGCTCAATTACTTGAATTCCAACCGACACAAGCTACGGGAGGCTCAATTGGTGATTGTTGCAGATGGTAAAGAAGAAGTGCTTCCTTTTCTAGATCTTTTGTCCTGCCATTGTCTCCACAAATCGGCAATATTCTACGGAAGGTGCAAGTTTCAAAAAGTTGAACCACCCCTTTCCCCCTCGAACCTCAGTGCCTTATGTTTGCAGGGGTGTTCAATTGAAGGAGATCCAATGAGTGTCTTGGGAAATCTTTCCAACTTGAGGAGTCTGACTTTGGAGTATGTGGAGTTGGTGGAGAGAAATGTGATGATTATTGATGCAAATGCTTTTCCAAAACTCGTATCTCTGGCGATCACTCGTATAACAAACTTAGAAAAGTGGGTGGTGGCTGAAGGATCCATGCCTAACCTATCTCATCTTGCAATCGATAGATGTGAAGCACTGGAGATGATTCCTGATGGGCTGAGGTTTATTACAACACTCAGAAAGTTGGAAATTAAAATGCCTGAAGAATTCATCGTCCAAAGAATTCATGGGATCGATGGGCGTGGAGGACCGGATCGTGACAAAATCTGTCACGTCCCCGTGATTGCAATTCAATCTTATGGAAGCATGAAGAATGAGCCAACTGATGACATCTGGAGCGAAGAATCTTCGAGTTCTGTGGATTGCAAGTCTAGCCATCACTGA